A genomic stretch from Candidatus Baltobacteraceae bacterium includes:
- a CDS encoding electron transfer flavoprotein-ubiquinone oxidoreductase — MAQRDQLEVDVLFVGAGPASLAGAIRLGQLAKEAGVQLEILVIEKAAEIGNHGLSGLVLDPRAISELLPNWLELGAPVEAPVGRDELWFLTKNGKIKAPFTPPSLNNHGKFVSSLQRLTKWMATQAEEFGVQVFGEFPGQELLWDGDRVVGVRTGDKGVDHDGKPKANYEPGADLLAKIVILGEGPRGTLAKQAIPRLGLDDGKEPQVYAAGVKELWQLPDDRFPAGTVIHTLGYPLPPETFGGGFIYGMKDRVLDIGHVTGLDYKNPTTDPHNELQRMKEHPEIRKMLEGAKLIRYGAKAIPEGGLFAMIRPYGDGLMITGDSAGFLNGMRLKGVHLAMKSGMMAADTAWDALQAKSYDAKQLSVYEERFRNSWAYQEMRSARNFHQGFEHGMWAGMFNAGLAPLAGGRGFGIIEKLPGKPGYENMVKAGYRPKETPRAKIDNVLTFDKLTDVYNSGTVHEENQPSHLKVADTNICRDRCTVEYGNPCAYFCPAAVYEPMFERDGDEGAVHGRLQINFTNCVHCKTCDIADPYQIITWVPPQGGEGPVYTGM, encoded by the coding sequence GGCGGGAGTCCAGCTCGAGATCCTCGTCATCGAGAAAGCCGCGGAGATCGGCAATCACGGTCTTTCGGGGCTCGTGCTCGATCCGCGCGCGATTAGCGAGTTGCTTCCCAATTGGCTCGAACTCGGCGCACCGGTCGAAGCGCCGGTCGGCCGCGACGAACTGTGGTTCCTGACCAAGAACGGAAAGATCAAAGCGCCGTTCACGCCGCCCTCGTTGAACAATCACGGCAAGTTCGTTTCGTCACTGCAGCGCCTCACCAAATGGATGGCGACGCAGGCGGAAGAGTTTGGCGTGCAAGTCTTTGGCGAGTTTCCGGGCCAGGAACTCCTGTGGGACGGGGACCGCGTCGTCGGCGTGCGCACCGGCGACAAAGGGGTCGATCACGACGGCAAGCCCAAAGCCAATTACGAACCGGGCGCGGATCTGCTCGCGAAGATCGTCATTCTGGGTGAAGGCCCGCGCGGCACGCTCGCCAAGCAGGCGATCCCGCGGCTCGGTCTGGACGACGGCAAAGAGCCGCAAGTCTACGCCGCCGGCGTCAAGGAACTTTGGCAGCTTCCCGACGACCGATTTCCCGCGGGCACCGTGATTCACACACTGGGTTATCCGCTTCCGCCCGAGACGTTCGGCGGCGGATTCATCTACGGCATGAAAGACCGCGTGCTCGACATCGGTCACGTCACCGGGCTCGATTACAAAAATCCGACGACCGATCCGCACAACGAACTGCAGCGCATGAAAGAGCATCCCGAGATTCGCAAGATGCTCGAAGGGGCGAAGCTGATTCGCTACGGCGCGAAAGCGATTCCGGAGGGTGGACTCTTTGCCATGATCCGCCCCTACGGCGACGGACTGATGATTACCGGCGATTCGGCCGGATTCCTCAACGGCATGCGCCTCAAGGGCGTGCATCTCGCGATGAAGTCGGGCATGATGGCCGCCGATACGGCGTGGGACGCGCTGCAAGCGAAGAGCTACGACGCTAAGCAACTTTCGGTCTACGAAGAACGCTTCCGCAATTCGTGGGCCTACCAAGAAATGCGCAGCGCGCGCAACTTCCACCAAGGCTTCGAGCACGGCATGTGGGCCGGCATGTTCAACGCGGGTCTCGCGCCGCTCGCCGGCGGGCGCGGCTTCGGCATCATCGAGAAGCTCCCGGGCAAGCCGGGATACGAGAACATGGTGAAGGCGGGTTACCGTCCCAAGGAAACGCCGCGCGCCAAGATCGACAACGTGCTCACGTTCGATAAGCTCACCGACGTGTATAATTCAGGGACGGTTCACGAAGAGAATCAGCCAAGCCATCTGAAGGTCGCCGACACCAACATCTGCCGCGATCGCTGTACTGTGGAATACGGCAACCCGTGCGCATATTTTTGTCCGGCGGCGGTCTACGAGCCGATGTTCGAACGCGACGGCGACGAAGGCGCGGTGCACGGCCGGCTGCAGATCAACTTCACGAATTGCGTGCATTGCAAGACGTGCGACATCGCCGATCCGTATCAGATCATCACCTGGGTGCCGCCGCAGGGCGGCGAGGGCCCCGTGTACACCGGGATGTAG
- the thiO gene encoding glycine oxidase ThiO, which produces MKSEDTLSGTDITVVGAGLIGLAVAFELAERGANVRVYDRGEPGRGASWAGAGMLAPYSEHIADLPLLELCARSLDRYPRFVQRVAAAGGVAVDLALDGIVEAAFDSIRLEQLASFGRDLQARGIRAELLDRREALLAEPALGKHVAGALLIRGQGYVDNRRLGRALLAAIRARGVTVQAPVEGLVIECDARRVLGIRTELGFTPADWVVNAAGAWAAGVAGLPAEARPAVRPVKGQMLALAAPAGLLRRPVWVPGAYLVPRTDGRLLVGATSEEAGFDQRVTAEAISSLLQAALAAAPALGSFTMTESWAGLRPATPDGRPFIGPTAIDGLIVAAGHYRNGILLSPETAELVASFVESGDDAPLQPWLPVRMSANASRIMHA; this is translated from the coding sequence ATGAAGTCTGAGGATACGCTTTCCGGAACCGACATCACGGTCGTCGGCGCCGGACTCATCGGGTTGGCCGTTGCGTTCGAACTTGCCGAGCGCGGCGCGAACGTGCGCGTGTACGATCGCGGCGAGCCGGGCCGCGGCGCATCCTGGGCCGGTGCCGGCATGCTCGCTCCGTACAGCGAGCACATCGCGGATCTGCCGCTGCTCGAGTTATGCGCGCGTTCCCTCGACCGCTACCCGCGCTTCGTCCAGCGCGTCGCTGCAGCCGGTGGTGTGGCCGTCGATCTTGCGCTCGACGGCATCGTCGAAGCTGCTTTCGATTCCATTCGTCTGGAGCAGCTCGCCTCGTTCGGACGCGATCTGCAGGCACGCGGTATCCGCGCCGAGTTGCTCGACCGGCGCGAAGCGCTCTTGGCCGAGCCGGCGCTCGGCAAACACGTGGCTGGCGCCCTGTTGATTCGCGGCCAGGGCTATGTCGACAACCGGCGACTCGGGCGCGCGCTGCTCGCTGCGATACGCGCTCGCGGCGTCACGGTCCAAGCACCGGTCGAGGGCCTCGTTATCGAATGCGATGCGCGCCGGGTTCTCGGCATCCGCACGGAGCTTGGGTTTACGCCGGCCGACTGGGTGGTCAACGCGGCCGGAGCCTGGGCGGCCGGCGTCGCCGGCCTGCCGGCCGAGGCACGTCCCGCCGTCCGGCCGGTCAAGGGGCAGATGCTGGCGCTCGCCGCGCCGGCCGGCCTCCTGCGCCGTCCGGTCTGGGTGCCGGGCGCCTACCTCGTGCCGCGGACCGACGGACGGCTGCTTGTCGGCGCGACCAGCGAAGAAGCCGGTTTCGATCAGCGCGTCACCGCCGAAGCGATCTCCTCGCTGCTGCAGGCCGCGTTAGCGGCTGCCCCGGCGCTCGGATCGTTCACGATGACGGAATCGTGGGCGGGCCTTCGCCCGGCCACGCCGGACGGTCGCCCGTTCATCGGCCCAACCGCGATCGACGGGTTGATCGTTGCGGCCGGGCACTATCGCAACGGCATCTTGCTTTCGCCCGAAACCGCCGAACTCGTTGCGAGTTTTGTCGAAAGCGGTGACGACGCGCCGCTGCAGCCGTGGCTTCCGGTCAGGATGAGCGCGAACGCAAGCCGAATCATGCACGCGTGA
- a CDS encoding NAD-binding protein has product MATETLIIVVGGDYLAYEICREILKTAGQRVALVWKHEEERAANLLAQTVARFRAEFPATFAHFALDPAESASLREAGLEPPGAHPDQPNYCIVAVSQDDRLNLRVALIARDINERTRVTIRQFNPVLGHKIQEGLKYNCTAISPAAHAAATYAASAVDRSCYYALPFPTLETLVAKAVRRHDQHDDDEGDGVGSLFGFCERDAREFGIAGLDVVAAEAHLNARIVAIDGRAPYILHGNEDHADEGALGTPIAEDARVCVFGPIRHIKRTWPQGEARRETSWRSRARATLRDLRVAVRRTEPILRMVFSVAVVLYLVFAFYFAVMLHLNPIAALYFVMATMTTVGYGDITPCTNCTTHAIGLAEGASMLVDMLTMLVGVTIFAVFTATVTSALNAATTRRTRGLRRIHRAGHVIVCGAGNVGSLVIDYLREQGEDLVVVERDPDALLIELARDRKIDLLTGDATNDETIAYCSPERAKALVGVTNSDTANLEVALGARTRTREHARSEMHVVLRIDDLAFGASIKRHFGITSFSTTELTAPTIAGLARFESTRGRFAIFGDRPYARVFQLAERFQGVENAPPPAPPERPGYKVRWVPLYAWRETGAGKGVAVPVHKFDEDVRSGDRLLFMVPLDQFSE; this is encoded by the coding sequence ATGGCAACCGAGACGCTGATTATCGTCGTCGGCGGTGACTACCTGGCATACGAGATCTGCCGCGAGATTTTGAAGACGGCCGGGCAGCGCGTTGCCTTGGTATGGAAGCACGAGGAAGAGCGTGCCGCGAACCTGCTCGCGCAAACCGTCGCGCGGTTCCGCGCGGAATTTCCGGCCACGTTCGCGCACTTCGCGCTCGATCCGGCCGAAAGCGCGAGCCTCCGCGAGGCCGGATTGGAGCCGCCCGGCGCACATCCGGATCAGCCCAATTATTGCATCGTCGCCGTCTCTCAGGACGATCGTCTGAACCTGCGCGTGGCGCTAATCGCTCGCGACATCAACGAACGCACGCGCGTGACGATCCGTCAGTTCAATCCGGTGCTCGGCCACAAGATCCAAGAAGGTCTCAAGTACAATTGCACCGCGATCTCGCCCGCAGCGCACGCCGCGGCGACGTACGCCGCTTCTGCCGTCGATCGCTCTTGTTACTACGCGCTTCCCTTTCCAACGCTGGAGACGCTCGTCGCCAAAGCCGTTCGCCGCCACGATCAGCACGATGACGACGAGGGCGACGGGGTGGGAAGTCTCTTCGGGTTTTGCGAACGCGATGCGCGAGAATTCGGGATCGCCGGACTCGACGTCGTCGCAGCGGAAGCGCATCTGAACGCCCGCATCGTCGCGATCGACGGCCGCGCACCGTACATCCTCCACGGCAATGAGGATCATGCGGACGAGGGCGCGCTCGGGACTCCCATCGCCGAGGATGCGCGGGTGTGCGTGTTCGGACCGATACGGCACATCAAGCGAACCTGGCCGCAGGGAGAGGCCCGGCGCGAAACGTCTTGGCGCAGCCGCGCGAGGGCCACGCTGCGCGACCTGCGCGTTGCGGTGCGCCGCACCGAGCCGATTTTGCGGATGGTCTTCAGCGTCGCGGTCGTACTGTATCTCGTCTTCGCGTTCTACTTCGCGGTGATGCTCCACCTCAATCCCATCGCGGCCCTGTATTTCGTGATGGCGACGATGACGACCGTCGGATACGGCGATATAACGCCTTGTACGAATTGCACGACCCATGCAATCGGGCTCGCCGAAGGCGCCTCGATGCTGGTCGATATGCTCACGATGCTCGTGGGCGTCACGATTTTCGCGGTGTTCACCGCAACCGTGACCTCCGCGCTCAACGCGGCGACGACGCGGCGCACGCGCGGCTTGCGGCGCATCCATCGGGCAGGACACGTGATCGTGTGCGGTGCGGGAAACGTCGGATCGCTGGTCATCGACTATCTGCGCGAACAGGGCGAAGATCTCGTCGTCGTCGAGCGCGATCCGGACGCGCTCTTGATCGAGCTCGCGCGCGACCGCAAGATCGATTTGCTGACCGGAGATGCGACGAACGACGAGACGATTGCGTACTGCTCGCCCGAGCGGGCGAAGGCGCTCGTCGGCGTTACCAACAGCGATACCGCAAATCTCGAGGTCGCGCTCGGAGCGCGAACGCGCACGCGCGAACACGCCCGGTCCGAAATGCACGTCGTCTTACGAATCGACGACCTGGCTTTTGGTGCGTCGATCAAGCGCCACTTCGGCATCACCTCCTTTTCGACCACCGAATTGACGGCGCCGACGATCGCCGGTCTCGCGCGCTTTGAAAGCACTCGCGGACGGTTTGCAATCTTCGGCGATCGGCCCTATGCGCGCGTCTTTCAGCTCGCCGAACGTTTTCAAGGCGTCGAAAACGCTCCACCCCCGGCGCCGCCGGAACGGCCCGGCTACAAGGTGCGTTGGGTCCCGCTCTACGCGTGGCGCGAGACCGGGGCCGGCAAAGGGGTTGCCGTGCCGGTACACAAGTTTGACGAGGACGTGCGATCGGGCGATCGCCTGTTGTTCATGGTGCCTCTGGATCAGTTCAGCGAATGA
- a CDS encoding thiazole synthase yields MSSDTLKIGKYEFTSRLIVGTGKYPSMEVMQQAHAASGAQMVTVAIRRINIDDPSGRTLLDYIDRSALRILPNTAGCYNAKDAVLTAQLARELLETDLIKLEVIGDSQTLHPDARGTLEAAEQLVNDGFTVLPYVGDDPVVCKQLEELGCAAVMPLAAPIGSGLGVCNPYTIAIIKERANVPVIVDAGVGTASDAAIAMELGVDALLMNTGIAAAREPVLMADAMRHAVIAGREAFLAGRMEKRLYANASSPMRDLIATKNT; encoded by the coding sequence ATGAGCAGTGACACACTCAAGATCGGGAAGTACGAGTTCACTTCGCGGTTGATCGTCGGAACGGGAAAGTATCCTTCGATGGAGGTGATGCAGCAAGCGCACGCGGCAAGCGGGGCGCAGATGGTGACGGTTGCGATCCGGCGCATCAACATCGACGATCCCAGCGGCAGAACGCTGCTCGACTACATCGACCGGTCCGCGCTGCGCATTCTCCCCAACACGGCGGGATGCTACAACGCCAAGGACGCCGTTCTGACCGCGCAACTCGCGCGCGAGCTGCTCGAGACGGATTTGATCAAACTCGAAGTGATCGGGGATTCGCAGACGCTGCATCCGGACGCGCGCGGAACGCTCGAAGCCGCCGAGCAGTTGGTGAACGATGGTTTCACGGTGCTGCCCTATGTCGGCGACGATCCGGTCGTGTGCAAGCAACTCGAAGAGCTGGGCTGCGCCGCGGTCATGCCGCTGGCCGCGCCGATCGGAAGCGGTTTGGGCGTCTGCAATCCGTACACGATCGCGATCATCAAGGAGCGAGCCAACGTGCCGGTGATCGTCGATGCGGGCGTGGGCACTGCGAGCGACGCGGCAATCGCGATGGAGCTCGGCGTCGACGCGCTACTGATGAATACCGGCATCGCCGCGGCGCGCGAACCCGTGCTCATGGCGGATGCGATGAGACACGCGGTCATTGCCGGACGCGAAGCGTTTCTCGCCGGCCGGATGGAGAAGCGACTCTATGCGAACGCCTCGAGCCCGATGCGCGATTTGATCGCCACGAAGAACACGTGA
- a CDS encoding peroxiredoxin, with the protein MLAEGDKLPKITVEDDAGKPIKTADLLGGPLIIYFYPKDDTPGCTSEASQFRDLYAKFQKKGARIVGVSRDTPESHRKFKAKFAIPFTLLADTKSELCDAFGVIVEKNMYGKKSLGVQRATFLIDGNGVIVKAWPKVKVDDHADEVLASLP; encoded by the coding sequence ATGCTGGCGGAAGGCGATAAACTTCCGAAGATCACGGTCGAAGACGACGCGGGGAAGCCGATCAAGACGGCCGATTTGCTCGGCGGTCCGCTGATCATCTATTTCTATCCGAAGGACGACACGCCGGGCTGCACCAGCGAGGCCTCGCAATTTCGCGATCTATACGCGAAGTTCCAAAAGAAGGGCGCACGAATCGTCGGAGTGAGCCGCGACACGCCCGAGTCACATCGGAAATTCAAAGCCAAATTCGCGATTCCATTCACGTTGCTCGCGGATACGAAATCCGAGCTGTGCGACGCGTTCGGCGTTATCGTCGAGAAGAATATGTACGGAAAAAAATCGCTGGGCGTACAGCGCGCGACGTTTCTGATCGACGGAAACGGTGTGATCGTCAAAGCATGGCCAAAAGTCAAAGTCGACGATCACGCCGATGAGGTGCTCGCATCGCTACCGTAA
- the thiS gene encoding sulfur carrier protein ThiS, translated as MKATINGELRELPDGTTIANLLESLGIARSGIAIAKNDKVIRRSHYEDIPIADGDNVEIIKAVAGG; from the coding sequence GTGAAGGCGACGATCAACGGCGAACTGCGCGAGCTTCCCGACGGAACGACCATCGCAAACCTGCTGGAATCGCTGGGGATTGCACGCAGCGGCATCGCGATTGCAAAAAACGACAAAGTCATCCGCCGCTCTCACTACGAGGACATCCCGATCGCAGACGGAGACAATGTCGAAATAATCAAAGCGGTTGCCGGCGGATGA
- a CDS encoding MBL fold metallo-hydrolase codes for MRVRVVGSSASVPRPGRACSCHLVRARGTNLLLDIGTGALANLRIVMDYPDLDAIVITHMHADHFLDLIPLRYGLKYGPLLRDDRMPVWLPPGGEAQLRALAETFASEGPSNFLDEVFEISEYDPGAPLTIGRLEVTFAKTIHYIDAYAVRVERDGASVCYSSDTAPCERVEELARGCSIFLCEAALGLAAESGPVRGHLSAVEAGEMAQRAGARRLVLTHYGTEFAPGELEDAARSVYHGPCAIADDGTELTI; via the coding sequence ATGCGGGTGCGCGTCGTCGGCTCGAGTGCGTCGGTCCCGCGTCCCGGTCGCGCGTGCAGCTGCCACCTCGTCCGCGCGCGCGGTACGAACCTTTTGCTCGACATCGGTACGGGCGCGCTCGCGAACCTGCGCATCGTGATGGACTATCCCGACCTCGACGCGATCGTCATCACGCACATGCACGCCGATCACTTCCTCGACCTGATCCCGCTGCGCTACGGGCTGAAGTACGGCCCACTGCTTCGCGACGATCGAATGCCGGTCTGGTTGCCGCCCGGCGGCGAGGCACAGTTGCGCGCCTTAGCCGAAACCTTTGCGAGCGAAGGTCCGAGCAATTTTCTCGATGAGGTCTTCGAAATTTCCGAATACGACCCGGGCGCGCCGCTGACGATTGGACGGCTCGAGGTGACGTTCGCCAAAACGATCCACTATATCGACGCGTACGCGGTTCGGGTGGAACGCGACGGTGCGAGCGTGTGCTACTCGAGCGATACCGCGCCGTGCGAGCGGGTGGAAGAGCTGGCGCGCGGCTGCAGCATTTTTTTGTGCGAAGCCGCGCTCGGGCTGGCGGCGGAAAGCGGTCCGGTGCGTGGACATCTTTCGGCGGTGGAAGCCGGCGAGATGGCGCAGCGCGCGGGCGCGCGGCGGCTCGTGCTGACGCATTACGGCACCGAGTTTGCGCCCGGCGAGTTGGAAGACGCCGCCCGCAGCGTCTATCACGGACCGTGCGCTATTGCCGACGACGGTACCGAGCTGACCATCTAG
- a CDS encoding rhodanese-like domain-containing protein, which produces MIGEISVDELARWRREGKAFVLLDVREPDEIAIARIADSVWIPMREIPARIRELDPAVPVAVYCHHGGRSERVAAFLAAQGFSDVVNVDGGIDAYAERIEPALARY; this is translated from the coding sequence GTGATCGGCGAAATCAGCGTCGACGAGTTGGCGCGCTGGCGGCGCGAGGGCAAAGCGTTCGTGCTGCTCGACGTGCGCGAACCGGACGAAATCGCGATTGCGCGCATCGCAGATTCGGTCTGGATCCCGATGCGCGAAATTCCGGCGCGGATCCGTGAACTCGACCCGGCCGTTCCGGTGGCGGTGTACTGTCACCACGGCGGCCGCAGCGAGCGGGTAGCTGCGTTTCTGGCAGCGCAAGGATTTTCCGACGTGGTCAACGTCGACGGCGGCATCGACGCCTACGCGGAGCGGATCGAACCGGCGCTCGCCCGATACTAA